In Canis lupus familiaris isolate Mischka breed German Shepherd unplaced genomic scaffold, alternate assembly UU_Cfam_GSD_1.0 chrUn_S1541H1729, whole genome shotgun sequence, the following proteins share a genomic window:
- the LOC119878357 gene encoding ubiquitin carboxyl-terminal hydrolase 17-like protein 6, with product MEAAHLHPSEEPQFSASPKPQSCWSRRGGAEVHGGPSVPETTSPASKTLSSPTDPLAPASAGLPPTKTPLSWKSLSQVGAGLQNMGNTCYVNATLQCLTYTEPLASYMLSQQHGTTCRRQTSCMLCTLQAHLTRVLCHPGRVLRPLPLLLAAFHRHKQEDAHEYLMFILDAMQQACLPEDKLSDPECPQDSTLIQQLFGGYWRSQIQCLHCQGTSSTLEPYLDISLDIGAAHSISQALEQLMKPELLEGENAYHCSKCLEKVPASKVLTLHTSPKVLILVLRRFSDLTGNKMTKEVQYPERLDMQHCLSEQRAGPLVYVLYAVLVHTGRSCHSGHYFCFVKAGNGQWYKMDDAKVSACDVTCALRQPAYVLFYMQKTDLERDLGRELVEEGGLASPEADPTVVGEASGEPATDPSVNLPELEECWEETSRQQMTLDQWRCLQERNRPKLELNVRRREIALPANAVILHHSKYRPEMPKNHPQQTVDVLTTAPGMLPPQVAGDVAKVPRVPGRARPTKRMSKKGQRSGEAVQGCVS from the coding sequence ATGGAggctgcccacctccacccctcagaGGAGCCTCAGTTCAGCGCCTCTCCCAAACCCCAGTCATGCTGGTCAAGGAGAGGCGGTGCTGAAGTCCACGGAGGACCCTCTGTGCCCGAGACGACATCCCCTGCATCAAAGACACTCTCCTCCCCGACTGACCCGTTGGCTCCTGCATCAGCAGGGCTGCCTCCCACCAAGACGCCTCTGAGTTGGAAGAGCCTTTCCCAGGTGGGAGCCGGGCTTCAGAACATGGGCAACACTTGCTATGTGAATGCGACCCTACAGTGTCTGACCTACACAGAGCCCCTCGCCAGCTACATGCTGTCCCAGCAGCACGGGACCACCTGTAGGAGGCAGACATCCTGCATGCTGTGTACCCTGCAGGCTCACCTGACGCGGGTTCTCTGCCATCCTGGACGTGTGCTCCGGCCCCTGCCACTCCTGCTCGCCGCCTTCCACAGACACAAGCAGGAAGATGCCCATGAGTATCTCATGTTCATTCTGGATGCAATGCAGCAAGCATGCTTGCCTGAGGACAAGCTCTCAGACCCTGAGTGTCCTCAGGACAGCACCCTCATCCAGCAACTCTTTGGGGGGTACTGGAGGTCTCAAATCCAGTGTCTCCACTGCCAAGGCACTTCAAGCACTCTGGAACCTTACCTGGACATCAGCCTGGACATCGGGGCTGCTCACAGCATCAGCCAAGCTTTGGAGCAGTTGATGAAGCCCGAACTGCTGGAAGGTGAAAATGCCTACCATTGTAGTAAGTGTCTGGAGAAGGTGCCTGCGTCCAAGGTGTTGACTTTGCACACTTCCCCGAAGGTCCTCATCCTGGTCTTGAGACGATTCTCAGACTTGACAGGCAACAAAATGACTAAGGAGGTGCAATATCCTGAGCGCCTTGACATGCAACACTGCCTgtctgagcagagggcaggaccCTTGGTTTATGTGCTCTATGCCGTGCTGGTGCACACTGGGAGGAGTTGCCACAGCGGACATTACTTCTGTTTCGTAAAGGCAGGAAATGGCCAGTGGTATAAAATGGATGATGCTAAGGTCAGCGCCTGTGATGTGACTTGCGCGCTGCGCCAACCTGCCTATGTCCTCTTTTATATGCAGAAGACTGATCTGGAGAGAGACCTTGGGAGGGAGTTAGTCGAGGAGGGAGGACTCGCATCTCCCGAGGCAGACCCCACGGTGGTGGGTGAGGCCTCAGGAGAGCCGGCAACGGATCCCTCCGTGAACCTTCCTGAGTTGGAGGAGTGTTGGGAAGAGACCTCAAGGCAACAAATGACATTAGACCAGTGGAGATGCCTCCAGGAACGCAATCGACCTAAGCTTGAACTCAatgtcaggagaagagaaattgctCTTCCTGCAAACGCAGTCATCCTTCACCACTCCAAATACAGACCTGAGATGCCGAAGAATCATCCTCAGCAGACCGTCGACGTGCTCACCACTGCACCTGGGATGCTCCCACCTCAGGTGGCCGGGGACGTGGCCAAGGTCCCACGTGTGCCAGGGAGAGCCCGACCTACCAAGAGGATGAGCAAGAAGGGACAGAGGTCTGGGGAAGCAGTCCAGGGATGTGTCTCCTAA